The proteins below are encoded in one region of Amycolatopsis magusensis:
- a CDS encoding serine/threonine-protein kinase: protein MVILGEDLQKPTYTILRSLNEGATDICHLAYHEVFERNVVQKTISLLGLEDSLAFGEPRLLDQFDHPNLAKVSEAQWDPQYRGVAGLTFIMPYYEGGSLLRALQESHPFSMGDAVSLTCQTLDALDHLHVNNGIVHRDIKPSNVFLSEDRRTAYVGDLGSAAKIDGSGYSKARGGTPLYLPPEYSTGHYSPAGDIYSTGMILLELVNGRLPYETIDQDEVERRNSSGKRALSERMLTPGIHVPDALRRIIRCMLNENPDRRPGSAQAAKRELQGVRHLDWKRDLSQPYRWTGFKAHRTKTAQDRAYEVSAQRITRGINKDQFKLTARWRLQKSDNWRGMPACETQAAEDDTATWRDFFKRVSEQAHRSAAK, encoded by the coding sequence GTGGTCATACTGGGCGAGGATCTTCAAAAACCGACTTACACTATCCTGCGCTCCCTAAACGAAGGAGCCACCGACATATGCCACCTAGCATACCATGAGGTTTTCGAGCGCAACGTCGTTCAAAAGACTATAAGCTTACTCGGACTAGAAGATTCGCTCGCGTTTGGAGAGCCCAGGCTTCTAGATCAATTCGACCACCCGAATCTAGCGAAAGTAAGCGAGGCGCAGTGGGACCCACAGTACCGTGGGGTTGCCGGACTCACCTTCATTATGCCTTACTACGAAGGTGGCAGCCTACTTAGAGCACTCCAAGAATCGCACCCATTTAGTATGGGTGATGCAGTATCACTCACGTGCCAAACACTGGACGCACTAGACCACTTACACGTTAACAATGGAATTGTTCACCGCGACATAAAGCCGAGCAACGTCTTCTTATCTGAAGATCGACGCACTGCATACGTCGGCGACCTTGGCAGCGCGGCGAAGATTGACGGGTCGGGTTACAGTAAAGCTCGCGGCGGCACCCCACTATACCTTCCTCCCGAATATTCAACAGGGCATTACTCTCCAGCAGGCGATATTTACAGCACCGGAATGATTCTGCTTGAGTTAGTAAATGGTCGACTCCCCTACGAAACCATCGACCAAGATGAGGTAGAGCGTCGAAATAGTAGCGGCAAGCGCGCACTCTCGGAACGAATGCTCACACCGGGCATTCATGTCCCCGACGCCCTACGCCGAATAATCCGATGCATGCTGAACGAAAACCCGGACCGCCGACCGGGCAGCGCACAAGCAGCCAAAAGAGAACTTCAGGGAGTACGACACCTGGATTGGAAACGGGACCTTAGTCAACCGTACAGATGGACTGGCTTCAAGGCCCACCGCACCAAGACAGCACAAGACCGCGCCTACGAAGTGAGCGCCCAGAGAATCACACGCGGGATTAATAAGGATCAGTTTAAGCTAACCGCGCGATGGAGACTCCAGAAATCAGACAATTGGCGAGGGATGCCAGCCTGCGAGACACAGGCAGCGGAAGACGACACTGCAACCTGGCGGGATTTTTTCAAACGAGTTTCGGAACAAGCCCACCGATCTGCAGCTAAGTGA